The Populus trichocarpa isolate Nisqually-1 chromosome 2, P.trichocarpa_v4.1, whole genome shotgun sequence genome has a window encoding:
- the LOC7487776 gene encoding translocator protein homolog, with protein sequence MDSQNVKQRTRDTVDEPNTIVGKNNSKNVRFRREKRVAMAQRGIRSLAIAVALPLSLALCNVYFFGSTKGYGTSSSRSISKPFWFPPLWALHMTCVTSSFLMGLSAWLVWAEGGFHRNPTALYLYLTQLGLSLAWDPIVFRMSAPWVGLLVCLATFGALVGCSRQFKEVNPIAGNLVMPCLAWASFLAFVNLKLLFL encoded by the coding sequence ATGGACTCCCAGAACGTTAAACAGCGTACAAGAGACACAGTCGACGAACCCAACACCATCGTGGGCAAAAACAACAGCAAGAATGTGAGATTCAGGCGTGAAAAAAGAGTGGCCATGGCCCAACGCGGTATTAGATCATTAGCCATAGCTGTTGCGCTCCCTCTTTCCTTGGCTCTCTGTAACGTGTATTTCTTTGGCTCAACTAAAGGCTACGGTACTAGTAGTAGCAGGAGTATATCAAAGCCCTTCTGGTTCCCACCTTTGTGGGCGCTACACATGACCTGCGTGACTTCGAGTTTCTTGATGGGTCTCTCGGCTTGGCTTGTTTGGGCTGAAGGCGGATTCCATCGGAACCCGACTGCCCTCTATCTTTACTTGACTCAGCTCGGCTTGAGTTTGGCTTGGGACCCGATTGTGTTTCGGATGTCAGCGCCGTGGGTGGGGTTACTTGTTTGTTTAGCTACGTTTGGGGCTCTTGTTGGGTGTTCTCGACAGTTCAAAGAGGTGAATCCCATTGCAGGCAATCTGGTTATGCCCTGTTTGGCATGGGCTTCGTTTTTAGCCTTTGTAAATCTTAAGCTCCTTTTTCTTTGA
- the LOC7478833 gene encoding truncated FRIGIDA-like protein 1 — MAATKDPQITTLKTIEAALKLIDTKKDNLKKAYDDLQSLSSHLLSSSYSLSWADLDSHFSSVQDNLNGRFLLLQSSLESLDPVAPCHSSVGASEQESPASSNPRCLERVDSEVSRSELKPSTTLTSNTVDPSRSDLMSLCERMDVKGLRKYMKQNASKWGEIRDRLSGAMSVAPDPGSFVLDAMEGFYSSKANSKGDKDTELCRLRRTCLDLLEALAKNKPTLSKEVNERAKKLALEWKRKVSLNGESPLEALGFLHLLVAYNLEKEFDVGELVDYFVIVARFRQAVVLCRAIDLGEKTADLIQKLIDSGKQFLAVKFIFEFGLVDKFQPVPLLKAHLKESKRLTKKVCQDGKNSINQQNEARSREVKTLKSALVLIDEYKLGSEYPRMDLKKRIEMLEKQKAAAASAVDEPSHQPKKQQQAGSKRPRTSATAVQNSNNGSNPVIPPFKQSHLQPASLLLAAGPYGSVGSISPAILYAGPPAGPYGLARAGTGFPGNPRSALAHQYFPESHVPSDHYDRAAAYGGYDLPLKYHPGYYPQ; from the exons ATGGCAGCTACGAAAGACCCACAAATTACAACTCTTAAAACAATAGAAGCAGCCTTAAAACTTATAGACACCAAAAAGGACAACCTTAAAAAGGCCTACGATGATCTCCAATCCCTCTCTTCTCATCTCCTCTCCTCTTCCTACTCTCTCTCATGGGCCGACCTCGATTCTCACTTCTCCTCCGTCCAAGACAACCTCAATGGCCGCTTCCTTCTCCTCCAATCGAGTCTTGAATCTCTCGACCCAGTTGCGCCTTGTCATTCGTCGGTGGGTGCTTCTGAGCAAGAATCACCAGCGTCTTCTAACCCTCGGTGTCTGGAACGAGTCGACTCTGAGGTCAGTCGCTCCGAGTTGAAACCATCAACAACCCTGACTTCTAACACAGTGGACCCATCCAGGTCTGATTTGATGTCCCTGTGTGAGAGGATGGATGTGAAAGGATTGAGGAAGTACATGAAGCAGAACGCTAGTAAATGGGGTGAGATCCGGGACAGGCTCTCGGGTGCAATGTCGGTTGCCCCGGACCCTGGATCATTTGTTTTGGATGCAATGGAAGGGTTTTATTCATCAAAAGCTAACTCGAAAGGCGACAAGGATACTGAATTGTGTCGTTTAAGGAGGACTTGTTTGGATTTATTAGAGGCCTTGGCAAAAAATAAGCCAACTTTGAGCAAGGAAGTGAATGAAAGAGCTAAAAAGTTAGCTTTGGAGTGGAAAAGAAAAGTGAGCTTGAATGGGGAGAGCCCTTTAGAGGCACTTGGGTTCTTGCATTTGTTAGTAGCTTACAATTTGGAGAAGGAGTTCGATGTGGGTGAGCTTGTGGATTACTTTGTTATTGTTGCTAGGTTCAGGCAGGCTGTAGTTCTGTGTCGAGCTATTGACTTGGGAGAGAAAACTGCTG ATCTCATTCAAAAACTTATAGACAGTGGCAAACAGTTTTTGGCTGtcaaatttatctttgaatttGGACTGGTTGACAAGTTCCAACCAGTTCCTCTCTTGAAGGCTCACCTGAAGGAGTCCAAAAGGCTCACCAAGAAAGTTTGCCAGGATGGAAAGAACTCTATCAATCAACAG AATGAAGCCAGGTCCAGAGAAGTTAAAACGCTGAAATCAGCACTTGTACTCATTGATGAGTATAAGCTCGGATCTGAGTACCCACGGATGGACCTCAAGAAGCGTATTGAGATGCTAGAGAAGCAGAAGGCAGCTGCTGCATCTGCTGTCGACGAGCCTTCTCATCAGCCAAAGAAGCAGCAGCAGGCTGGAAGCAAGCGTCCTCGAACTTCAGCAACAGCAGTCCAGAACAGTAACAATGGTTCCAATCCAGTCATTCCTCCATTCAAACAATCTCACTTGCAGCCAGCAAGTTTGTTGCTTGCAGCTGGGCCGTATGGGTCAGTGGGTTCTATTTCTCCCGCCATTCTTTATGCAGGCCCACCAGCTGGGCCGTATGGTTTGGCAAGAGCTGGTACGGGATTCCCAGGGAACCCAAGGTCTGCTTTGGCTCATCAATACTTTCCAGAATCGCATGTGCCATCTGACCATTATGATAGAGCAGCTGCATATGGTGGATATGATTTGCCGCTTAAATATCACCCAGGTTACTATCCTCAGTAG
- the LOC7487775 gene encoding protein LOW PSII ACCUMULATION 1, chloroplastic: MAAFALNQQLLCFSNSHSRTTTKPCSAWLLSSKTSVFSIPRKKGRFSLTSCNSQSSSEANTQTAESCVNLGLSLFSKGRVKDALVQFETALDLDPTPREAQAALYNKACCHAYLREGKKAADCLRTALREYNLKFGTVLNDPDLASFRALPEFKELQEEARLGGEDIGYGFRRDLKLISEVQAPFRGVRRFFYVAFSAAAGISLLFTIPRLFLAIKGGGDAPDLWETAGNAATNIGGIIVLVALFLWDNKKEEEQLAQITRDETLSRLPLRLSTNRVVELVQLRDTVRPVILAGKKDTVSLAMQKAERFRTELLRRGVLLVPVIWGESRAPDVEKKGFGARQKAAASLPSIGEDFEKRTQSVIAKSKLKAEIRFRAEVVSPAEWERWIRDQQKSEGVTPGEDVYVILRLDGRVRRSGKGMPDWPQIVNELPPMEAFLSKLER, translated from the exons atggctGCTTTTGCACTGAATCAGCAACTGCTTTGCTTCTCGAACTCGCATTCTAGGACAACAACAAAACCATGTAGTGCATGGTTACTCAGCAGCAAAACAAGCGTGTTCAGTATTCCTCGAAAGAAGGGTCGTTTCTCTCTAACTTCTTGTAATTCTCAGTCCTCCTCTGAAGCCAATACTCAGACTGCAGAGTCCTGTGTCAATTTGGGTCTCTCCCTCTTCTCTAAAGGACGG GTTAAAGACGCTTTAGTTCAGTTTGAAACAGCACTTGATTTAGACCCCACCCCAAGGGAGGCCCAAGCTGCACTCTATAACAAAGCCTGCTGCCATGCCTACCT TCGGGAAGGGAAGAAAGCCGCTGATTGCCTGCGCACTGCTTTAAGGGAATATAACCTCAAATTTGGCACCGTTTTGAATGATCCTGACTTGGCCTCCTTTAGAGCTTTGCCTGAGTTCAAGGAATTGCAAGAAGAG GCTAGGTTAGGTGGAGAAGACATAGGCTATGGTTTTCGTCGAGATCTCAAACTTATTAGTGAGGTCCAAGCTCCATTTCGTGGTGTTAGGAGATTCTTTTATGTGGCATTCTCAGCAGCTGCAGGGATTTCACTGTTGTTTACCATTCCAAGGCTTTTTCTTGCTATTAAAGGCGGAGGTGATGCCCCTGATCTCTGGGAAACTGCTGGAAATGCTGCAACTAATATTGGAG GCATCATCGTTCTTGTGGCATTATTTTTATGGGACAATAAGAAAGAGGAAGAGCAACTTGCACAGATTACAAGAGATGAAACACTGTCAAGGTTGCCTTTGCGCCTTTCCACAAATCGGGTTGTTGAACTTGTCCAGCTTCGAGACACTGTTAGGCCA GTAATTTTAGCAGGAAAAAAGGATACTGTTTCCCTGGCCATGCAGAAGGCTGAGAGGTTCCGCACCGAGCTCCTCCGACGAGGTGTTCTTTTAGTTCCTGTTATTTGGGGTGAAAGCAGGGCCCCAGATGTAGAGAAGAAAGGGTTTGGTGCTCGTCAAAAGGCAGCTGCTTCTCTTCCTTCTATTGGG GAAGATTTCGAGAAACGAACTCAGTCTGTGATTGCAAAATCAAAGTTGAAAGCTGAAATTCGATTTAGAGCCGAGGTTGTATCTCCAGCTGAATGGGAAAG GTGGATAAGGGATCAGCAAAAGTCTGAAGGAGTTACTCCGGGTGAGGATGTCTATGTAATACTGCGCCTTGATGGTCGAGTTCGGAGATCGGGGAAA GGCATGCCTGACTGGCCACAAATTGTAAACGAGTTGCCACCAATGGAAGCATTCTTAAGCAAGCTGGAAAGATAG